Proteins encoded together in one Nostoc sp. PCC 7524 window:
- a CDS encoding S8 family serine peptidase, which produces MVQVRYGGENGEQYELVISDNHIVVRTHNRSVLIGDRPFEVASVSPQAHNILNQFEVKVEFHQAGVEILQAKVPSQDSVLRDQAREVLNQEPEIQFAGRVLVDPVSMEPVIYTENLFVKFDDEAEVTTCHEVLGRYGLRIKRQLEYARNAYFVSAPENTGLAVFDIAERLLHEESVELCHPELVREFRQRQAFPQQWHLKETTINSKTINAHANVEAAWKLSEGAGTTIAIVDDGVDIEHEEFRSAGKIVAPRDVTRKTNDPRPGNWDHHGTACAGVACGNGNFGASGVAPKAKLMPIRFVSALGSQDEADAFVWAAQNGADIISCSWGPPDGKWWDANDPAHNKKVPLPDSTRLAMDYAINKGRNGKGCVILFAAGNGNESVDNDGYASYSKVMAIAACNDFGTRSAYSDFGNAVWCAFPSNNGYSSQTPGIWTSDRTGLAGYNSGNITLGDQAGNYTNSFGGTSSACPGVAGVAALIIARNPDLRWDEVRDIIKRSCDRIDVAGGNYNADGRSPFYGYGRVNALKAVELALPAQPEPVGIFKVVQDVPINDLQTSQLSLAIANTKPIKSIKVEVDIEHTYIGDLVVSINPPQESGVLPIILHNRQGGATDNIKKTYDEVNTPELTQLKEKSPQGNWTLEVADKAQVDTGKIRSLTIEIGF; this is translated from the coding sequence GTATGAACTTGTCATCAGTGACAATCACATTGTAGTTCGTACTCACAACCGCAGTGTGCTTATAGGTGATAGACCGTTTGAAGTTGCATCTGTATCACCCCAAGCGCATAACATCCTCAATCAATTTGAGGTAAAAGTAGAGTTTCATCAAGCAGGTGTAGAAATTCTGCAAGCTAAAGTCCCAAGTCAAGATAGTGTTTTGCGTGATCAAGCTAGGGAAGTTTTAAATCAGGAACCAGAAATCCAATTTGCAGGGCGGGTACTGGTTGATCCTGTATCAATGGAACCAGTTATCTATACGGAAAACTTATTTGTTAAGTTCGATGATGAAGCAGAAGTCACCACCTGCCATGAAGTTTTGGGACGTTACGGTTTAAGGATCAAACGTCAACTGGAGTATGCCCGCAATGCTTACTTTGTCAGCGCACCTGAAAATACTGGTTTAGCTGTTTTTGACATTGCCGAAAGACTCTTACATGAAGAATCTGTAGAATTGTGCCATCCTGAGCTAGTAAGGGAATTTCGCCAACGTCAAGCTTTCCCTCAGCAATGGCATCTCAAGGAAACAACTATTAATAGTAAAACTATCAATGCTCACGCCAACGTGGAAGCTGCTTGGAAGTTAAGCGAAGGCGCAGGAACAACTATTGCTATTGTTGATGATGGTGTAGATATCGAACATGAAGAGTTTCGTTCTGCGGGCAAGATTGTTGCCCCAAGGGATGTGACACGCAAAACTAATGATCCCCGCCCAGGAAATTGGGATCATCATGGTACAGCCTGTGCTGGGGTGGCTTGTGGTAATGGTAACTTCGGGGCATCGGGTGTAGCACCAAAAGCCAAACTCATGCCGATTCGGTTTGTCTCAGCGTTGGGTTCACAGGATGAAGCTGACGCTTTTGTGTGGGCGGCGCAAAATGGTGCAGATATCATCTCTTGTAGCTGGGGGCCACCGGATGGGAAGTGGTGGGATGCAAATGATCCAGCCCATAACAAAAAGGTGCCTTTACCTGACTCGACACGGTTAGCGATGGATTATGCCATTAATAAAGGTCGTAATGGCAAGGGATGCGTAATTTTATTTGCAGCTGGGAATGGCAATGAAAGTGTAGATAATGACGGCTACGCTAGCTACTCGAAAGTGATGGCGATTGCTGCTTGTAACGACTTTGGGACTAGAAGTGCTTACAGTGATTTTGGTAATGCCGTCTGGTGTGCTTTCCCTAGCAATAATGGTTATAGTTCTCAAACTCCTGGCATTTGGACAAGCGATCGCACTGGTTTAGCTGGTTACAATTCCGGTAATATTACCCTAGGCGACCAAGCAGGCAATTACACTAATAGTTTCGGTGGTACTTCTAGCGCCTGTCCTGGGGTAGCTGGTGTAGCGGCGTTGATTATTGCCCGTAACCCGGATTTACGTTGGGATGAAGTGCGAGACATCATTAAACGCTCATGCGATCGCATTGATGTAGCTGGAGGTAATTATAATGCTGATGGCCGTAGCCCTTTTTATGGTTATGGTCGGGTTAATGCCCTCAAAGCCGTAGAATTAGCATTACCAGCCCAACCCGAACCAGTGGGGATTTTCAAAGTTGTGCAGGATGTCCCCATTAACGATTTGCAGACATCTCAACTTAGTTTAGCGATCGCTAACACCAAACCCATAAAATCTATCAAAGTTGAGGTAGACATTGAGCATACTTACATTGGTGATTTAGTTGTCTCTATCAACCCCCCTCAAGAATCTGGTGTATTACCGATAATTCTGCACAATCGCCAAGGCGGAGCCACAGACAACATCAAAAAAACCTATGATGAGGTCAATACCCCAGAACTAACTCAACTCAAAGAAAAAAGTCCTCAAGGAAACTGGACTTTGGAAGTGGCAGATAAAGCCCAAGTCGATACAGGCAAAATTCGCAGCTTGACTATTGAGATTGGCTTTTAA
- a CDS encoding aldehyde dehydrogenase family protein has product MTTTLTCQNYINDQWLDATAENILASHNPANKTEVVATFPRSQVEDVHQAVAAARQAYKSWRKVPAPARAEYIFRVGELLAEHKEELAQLMSREMGKPLTEARGDVQEGIDCAFYSAGEGRRLFGQTTPSEMPNKFAMTVRMPIGVCALITPWNFPVAIPCWKAMPALVCGNTVILKPAEDTPACATKLIEIFAAAGLPPGVINLVHGVGEEAGKALVEHPDVDLVSFTGSSETGAFVGATCGRTHKRVCLEMGGKNAQVVMEDADLELALDGAVWGAFGTTGQRCTATSRLILHRDIKEKFTTMLSERASKLRLGAGYEPDTDIGPIVNHRQLQRVHEYMKIAREEGAKILIGGEIATAGTLKEGYFFEPTILDNVTPDMRVAREEIFGPVVALMEVSTFEEAIAILNNTKYGLSSSVYTRDINRAFTAMRDIEAGITYINGPTIGAEVHLPFGGVKQTGNGHREAGTTALDVFTEWKSVYVDFSGSLQRAQIDNRQ; this is encoded by the coding sequence ATGACAACTACGCTCACCTGTCAAAATTACATTAATGATCAGTGGTTGGATGCTACAGCAGAAAATATCCTTGCTAGTCATAACCCTGCAAACAAAACCGAAGTTGTTGCTACTTTTCCCCGTTCTCAAGTTGAGGATGTTCACCAAGCCGTAGCCGCAGCCCGTCAAGCTTATAAGAGTTGGCGTAAAGTTCCTGCCCCAGCTAGAGCCGAATATATCTTTCGGGTTGGGGAATTATTAGCTGAACATAAGGAAGAACTAGCTCAGTTAATGAGCCGAGAAATGGGTAAGCCCTTAACAGAAGCTAGGGGTGATGTGCAGGAAGGTATTGACTGTGCTTTTTATAGTGCAGGTGAAGGACGGCGCTTGTTTGGGCAAACCACACCTTCAGAAATGCCCAATAAGTTCGCTATGACTGTACGGATGCCTATAGGAGTCTGTGCTTTAATCACTCCCTGGAATTTTCCCGTAGCTATCCCTTGCTGGAAAGCGATGCCAGCTTTGGTATGCGGCAATACAGTGATTCTCAAACCGGCAGAAGATACCCCCGCTTGCGCGACTAAATTAATTGAGATTTTTGCCGCCGCAGGTTTACCACCAGGAGTAATTAACTTGGTACATGGGGTAGGCGAAGAAGCGGGGAAGGCTTTAGTTGAGCATCCTGATGTAGATTTAGTCTCGTTTACCGGTTCTTCTGAAACTGGTGCCTTTGTTGGCGCTACTTGCGGACGCACTCACAAGCGCGTCTGTTTGGAAATGGGGGGTAAAAATGCCCAAGTGGTGATGGAAGATGCAGATTTAGAATTGGCTCTTGATGGGGCAGTATGGGGAGCTTTCGGTACTACTGGTCAACGGTGTACCGCTACCAGTCGCTTAATTTTACATCGTGACATCAAGGAAAAATTTACCACGATGTTATCTGAGCGTGCCAGTAAGTTGCGCTTGGGTGCTGGTTATGAGCCTGATACAGATATTGGGCCGATTGTTAACCACAGACAACTACAACGGGTACATGAGTATATGAAAATTGCCCGTGAGGAAGGCGCAAAAATTTTAATAGGTGGAGAAATTGCTACAGCAGGCACACTCAAAGAGGGTTATTTCTTTGAGCCAACTATTCTAGATAACGTTACGCCTGATATGCGGGTGGCGCGGGAAGAGATTTTTGGCCCTGTGGTGGCATTAATGGAGGTGAGTACATTTGAGGAAGCGATCGCTATTCTCAATAATACTAAATATGGTCTGTCTTCCTCAGTGTATACCCGTGATATCAACCGGGCTTTTACTGCCATGCGCGATATCGAAGCCGGAATCACCTACATCAATGGCCCCACCATCGGCGCAGAAGTACACTTACCCTTTGGCGGTGTGAAACAAACTGGTAATGGACACCGGGAAGCCGGCACTACCGCTTTAGATGTCTTCACTGAATGGAAAAGTGTTTATGTTGATTTTTCAGGTAGTTTGCAACGCGCCCAAATAGATAATCGTCAGTGA
- a CDS encoding cyclase family protein, which translates to MNTINFSRVIHLSHVIDTDIPQWPGDPPVEFTPVAELQDDGYHLRRFSIGEHSATHINAPNSFYQNGVGIDQYPAQSLIVSAVVIDSSTAATVNPDYTLTTADVIAWEEQHGEIAVGSVVILYTGWQHKWADKNAFFNQDAQGTMHFPGFGRDVTQFLLQERRIAGVGIDTHGVDPGRDHSFTTNRLVLAQQGIVLENLTNLDQLPPKGTTLAIGILRLRRGSGSPVGVLALVP; encoded by the coding sequence TTGAATACTATCAATTTCTCACGGGTTATTCATCTGAGTCATGTAATTGACACAGATATTCCCCAATGGCCAGGCGACCCTCCAGTTGAGTTTACCCCTGTTGCCGAGCTGCAAGATGATGGCTACCATCTGCGGCGCTTTTCTATAGGTGAACATAGCGCCACCCATATCAATGCACCTAACAGTTTTTATCAAAATGGTGTGGGCATTGACCAATATCCTGCTCAGTCATTGATTGTATCTGCGGTAGTTATAGATAGCAGTACAGCCGCTACAGTCAATCCTGACTATACTCTCACTACTGCTGATGTGATAGCGTGGGAGGAACAACACGGTGAGATTGCTGTTGGTTCTGTCGTCATATTATATACTGGCTGGCAACATAAATGGGCTGATAAAAATGCCTTCTTCAACCAGGATGCTCAAGGAACTATGCACTTTCCTGGTTTTGGCCGTGATGTGACTCAGTTCTTGCTGCAAGAACGACGGATTGCTGGTGTAGGCATTGATACTCATGGTGTAGACCCCGGACGAGATCACAGTTTTACTACCAATCGCTTGGTATTAGCACAACAAGGCATTGTGTTAGAAAATCTCACCAATTTAGACCAACTACCACCCAAAGGTACTACCCTAGCTATTGGGATTTTAAGGTTACGCCGTGGTTCGGGTTCGCCTGTGGGAGTGTTAGCATTAGTCCCTTAA
- a CDS encoding YciI family protein: MPKYVMWGTYCEDVLEKRAPHRQAHLDGLAKQKESGVLITIGPTKDVTKVFGIYEAEDEATVRQLIENDPYWQNGIWTEYSVKEWIQAF; the protein is encoded by the coding sequence ATGCCCAAATATGTGATGTGGGGAACTTACTGCGAAGACGTTCTCGAAAAACGCGCCCCTCACCGTCAAGCACATTTAGACGGTTTAGCCAAACAAAAGGAATCCGGCGTACTAATTACAATTGGCCCCACCAAAGATGTTACTAAAGTTTTTGGCATTTACGAAGCAGAAGACGAAGCCACTGTCCGCCAGTTAATTGAAAATGACCCCTACTGGCAAAATGGTATTTGGACTGAATACTCTGTGAAAGAGTGGATTCAGGCTTTTTAA